A genomic window from Halorubrum trapanicum includes:
- a CDS encoding lysylphosphatidylglycerol synthase transmembrane domain-containing protein: MEGPQRRALILGSAGAVLLFAVLFVVVGVDRVVDALAAAAPALVAAAAGLGLCWLAAWSLMLRAVLGALDVEMSVWTAFLVYSGAAFANNVTPFGQAGGEPVAAALISKVGEARYETGLVGIASVDVLNVVPSASLVFLGVGSYAATTAVGDRVGFAVASAVALIAAIVSAIAFVWRYRVAVVDRVPGAVGPFLGRFDRFDAEAVEAGLADRLGNFFADIERVGTDRPRLLGIVALSLLGWLFQAAALTVAFAAVGHPISPLVPVFVVPLSYVAGATPLPGGLGGIEAALVGLLVPTTGVAAPAITAAVLVFRGAVYWLPMVIGGASASTLGVKAFE, translated from the coding sequence ATGGAAGGCCCACAACGGCGCGCGCTGATCCTCGGGTCGGCCGGCGCCGTCCTCCTCTTCGCGGTGCTGTTCGTCGTCGTCGGGGTCGACCGCGTGGTCGACGCGCTCGCGGCCGCCGCCCCGGCCCTCGTCGCCGCGGCCGCGGGCCTCGGCCTCTGCTGGCTCGCGGCGTGGAGCCTCATGCTCCGCGCCGTGCTGGGCGCGCTCGACGTCGAGATGTCGGTCTGGACCGCCTTTTTGGTCTACAGCGGCGCCGCCTTCGCGAACAACGTCACCCCGTTCGGGCAGGCGGGCGGCGAGCCCGTCGCCGCGGCGCTCATCTCGAAGGTCGGCGAAGCCAGATACGAGACCGGCCTCGTCGGCATCGCGAGCGTCGACGTACTCAACGTCGTCCCCTCCGCGTCGCTCGTGTTCCTCGGCGTGGGGTCGTACGCGGCCACCACCGCGGTCGGTGACCGCGTCGGGTTCGCCGTCGCGAGCGCGGTCGCGCTGATCGCCGCGATCGTCTCGGCGATCGCGTTCGTCTGGCGCTACCGCGTGGCGGTCGTCGACCGCGTGCCGGGCGCGGTCGGCCCGTTCCTCGGTCGGTTCGACCGGTTCGACGCCGAGGCGGTCGAGGCCGGTCTCGCCGACCGACTGGGGAACTTCTTCGCCGACATCGAGCGGGTCGGCACCGACCGCCCGCGGCTCCTCGGGATCGTCGCGCTCTCGCTCCTCGGCTGGCTCTTCCAGGCCGCCGCGCTCACCGTCGCGTTCGCCGCGGTCGGGCACCCGATCTCGCCGCTGGTCCCCGTCTTCGTCGTCCCGCTGTCGTACGTCGCGGGCGCGACGCCGCTGCCCGGCGGACTCGGCGGTATCGAGGCCGCGCTCGTCGGCCTGCTCGTCCCGACGACCGGCGTCGCCGCCCCCGCGATCACCGCCGCGGTCTTAGTCTTCCGCGGCGCCGTCTACTGGCTCCCGATGGTGATCGGCGGCGCGTCGGCCTCCACGCTGGGCGTCAAGGCGTTCGAGTAG
- a CDS encoding DUF2070 family protein, whose protein sequence is MGADNVDAFQRFIFSVPPLRVQAAALVVLSAVYAVGTFGGIWLFTPFAPDPSRIVPVAALIFLVPFVVAAELFPRVLDGYPRPWSYFLALTSQFVLFVYALVLTGANNVGNAWSIIWLSFITLYLVNILVLVVSTGIDRSDRILLASLVEPGLLIAAFYALGGSEFGFSTYRHVFAFASLLIAAGFLVLVLLVVDYLIKSNTDVSAFALTSGLLRNDRESLDLGVEARPSVETFAVDNGSRLTVAAPWVHPGPLGGFGGGQLSGNLIDALNGGRGDVAGRDPSGAAAAADGGTEAAAIDGGTGAASDGDAGFFFHVPCTHKEDLSNPADAERILDAVAEPELTERASRLVTESYGEREGYADVRFHGRRIGDKEVIVLHGEGIDDYDTGVFMRDVDHDDVLLIDQHRHDIQNGPDAEIQYGSAEADRLKRAFDDFRDRLADAPLTDDYAAGFALTRTGQDALAMVESVGDQEVLWIGVDTNGLTPDVRATADAYRDEFDAVIPFSTDTHASIHELANMRESDTDAIERAVDRAVDDVAPATVGFESRRTEPVKLLKNDYNGLVFSVNILIRLTLISLVTLYVLLVLWLFF, encoded by the coding sequence ATGGGCGCGGACAACGTCGACGCCTTCCAGCGGTTCATTTTTTCGGTCCCACCCCTCAGGGTTCAGGCGGCCGCGCTCGTCGTGCTCAGCGCCGTGTACGCCGTCGGCACGTTCGGCGGAATCTGGCTCTTCACGCCGTTCGCGCCGGACCCGTCTCGGATCGTGCCGGTGGCCGCCCTCATCTTCTTAGTTCCGTTCGTCGTCGCCGCGGAGCTGTTCCCCCGCGTCCTCGACGGCTACCCGCGGCCGTGGAGCTACTTCCTCGCGCTCACCTCGCAGTTCGTCCTGTTCGTGTACGCGCTGGTGCTCACCGGCGCGAACAACGTCGGGAACGCCTGGAGTATCATCTGGCTGAGCTTCATCACGCTGTACCTGGTCAACATCTTAGTGCTCGTCGTCTCGACGGGCATCGACCGCTCCGACCGGATCCTGCTCGCCTCGCTGGTCGAGCCGGGACTGCTCATCGCGGCGTTCTACGCGCTGGGCGGCAGCGAGTTCGGGTTCTCGACGTACCGTCACGTGTTCGCGTTCGCCTCGCTGCTCATCGCGGCGGGGTTCCTCGTCTTGGTCCTCCTCGTCGTCGACTACCTGATCAAGAGCAACACCGACGTCTCGGCGTTCGCGCTCACCTCCGGACTGCTCCGGAACGACCGCGAGTCGCTCGACCTGGGCGTCGAGGCCCGACCGTCCGTGGAGACGTTCGCCGTCGACAACGGGAGCCGCCTCACGGTCGCGGCCCCGTGGGTCCACCCCGGCCCGCTCGGGGGGTTCGGCGGCGGTCAGCTGAGCGGGAACCTGATCGACGCGCTGAACGGGGGTCGAGGGGACGTCGCGGGGCGCGACCCCTCCGGGGCCGCGGCCGCCGCCGACGGCGGTACCGAGGCCGCTGCGATCGACGGCGGGACCGGCGCGGCCTCGGACGGCGACGCCGGGTTCTTCTTCCACGTCCCGTGTACCCACAAGGAGGACCTCTCGAACCCGGCTGACGCGGAGCGGATCCTCGACGCGGTCGCCGAGCCGGAGCTGACCGAGCGCGCGTCGCGGCTCGTCACGGAGTCGTACGGCGAGCGCGAGGGGTACGCGGACGTGCGATTCCACGGCCGTCGAATCGGCGACAAGGAGGTGATCGTCCTCCACGGCGAGGGGATCGACGACTACGACACCGGCGTGTTCATGCGCGACGTCGACCACGACGACGTGCTTTTGATCGACCAGCACAGACACGACATCCAGAACGGCCCCGACGCCGAGATCCAGTACGGCTCCGCCGAGGCCGACCGCCTCAAGCGCGCGTTCGACGACTTCCGCGATCGGCTCGCCGACGCACCCCTCACCGACGACTACGCCGCCGGGTTCGCCCTGACGCGGACCGGGCAGGATGCCCTGGCGATGGTCGAGTCCGTCGGCGACCAAGAAGTGCTGTGGATCGGCGTCGACACGAACGGGCTCACCCCGGACGTGCGGGCGACCGCCGACGCGTACCGCGACGAGTTCGACGCCGTGATCCCCTTCTCGACGGACACCCACGCGTCGATCCACGAGCTGGCGAACATGCGCGAGTCCGACACCGACGCCATCGAGCGCGCGGTCGACCGCGCCGTCGACGACGTCGCGCCCGCGACGGTCGGGTTCGAGAGCCGCCGCACGGAGCCGGTGAAGCTGCTGAAGAACGACTACAACGGGCTCGTGTTCAGCGTCAACATCCTCATCCGGCTGACGCTCATCTCGCTCGTGACGCTGTACGTGCTGCTCGTGTTGTGGCTCTTCTTCTGA
- a CDS encoding glycosyltransferase, with amino-acid sequence MNIGFFTDSYFPGIDGVTYTIQAWRDRLESRGHDVYVVYPESSHEPDEREIPVPSLPNPFYRQYRLPTYRRLSTLPDLDVVHCHGPASTGLMGLRYAKRHGATSVYTHHTPIEDYFVQGLKSERLAALAGRAYVAYENRFLRAFDCVTASTSRIRRDVDPVRLPVGIEMDRFRPSENGRVAALATDGGPTAADAPVVGYSGRMTHKKNVDETLRLAERLPEVRFELVGEGPVRAELEADAPANVRFHDFLPREELPDFYAALDVFVTASTCDTLGLSTLEANACGTPVAAADVAPFDETIGPENGARFALGDLDDMERAVRDCLDGDRDTRAAVQQFSVEQTIDELESIYGVTA; translated from the coding sequence ATGAACATCGGCTTCTTCACCGACAGCTACTTCCCCGGGATCGACGGCGTCACCTACACCATTCAGGCGTGGCGCGACCGCCTCGAGTCCCGGGGCCACGACGTGTACGTCGTGTACCCGGAGAGCAGCCACGAGCCCGACGAGCGCGAGATACCGGTCCCGTCGCTGCCGAACCCCTTCTACCGACAGTACCGCCTCCCGACCTACCGCCGCCTGTCGACGCTCCCCGACCTCGACGTCGTCCACTGTCACGGCCCGGCGTCGACCGGCCTGATGGGGCTTCGGTACGCGAAGCGGCACGGCGCGACGTCGGTGTACACCCACCACACTCCGATCGAGGACTACTTCGTCCAGGGGCTCAAGTCGGAGCGGCTCGCCGCGCTCGCCGGTCGGGCGTACGTGGCCTACGAGAACCGATTCCTGAGAGCGTTCGACTGCGTCACGGCCTCGACCTCACGGATCCGCCGCGACGTGGACCCGGTTCGGCTCCCGGTCGGCATCGAGATGGACCGGTTCCGGCCGAGCGAGAACGGCCGCGTCGCCGCGCTGGCGACCGACGGCGGTCCGACCGCGGCGGACGCGCCCGTGGTCGGGTACAGCGGCCGGATGACGCACAAGAAGAACGTCGACGAGACGCTCCGGCTCGCCGAGCGGCTGCCCGAGGTCCGGTTCGAACTCGTCGGCGAGGGACCTGTCCGCGCGGAGTTGGAGGCCGACGCGCCCGCGAACGTCCGGTTCCACGACTTCCTCCCACGGGAGGAACTCCCCGACTTCTACGCCGCGCTCGACGTCTTCGTCACGGCGTCGACCTGCGACACGCTCGGCCTCTCGACGCTGGAGGCGAACGCCTGCGGCACCCCGGTGGCCGCCGCGGACGTGGCGCCGTTCGACGAGACGATCGGCCCCGAGAACGGGGCCCGCTTCGCGCTCGGCGACCTCGACGACATGGAGCGCGCGGTCCGCGACTGCCTCGACGGCGACAGGGACACCCGCGCGGCCGTCCAGCAGTTCTCGGTGGAACAGACGATAGACGAGCTCGAATCGATATACGGGGTGACCGCGTAG
- a CDS encoding NAD(P)H-hydrate dehydratase has product MITTDRMAAVDANAAALGVPRKQLMESSGNAVAREVRAAADPGATVALVCGRGNNGGDALVAARFLGGYDVAVHLLGRPETIRTDIARENWDALENAEIPREAVSDSRQFDLGGPDGDDPDVVVDAMLGSGVSGGLREPERTAAAAINASDATVIAVDVPSGIDADTGDPTGSPESDPTPVDADRVVTFHDAKPGLAALDAEITVADIGIPAAAERFTGPGDLLGLDRDPDSHKGDNGEVLVVGGGPYTGAPTLSALAALRAGADLVRVACPESVADAVQGFSPNLIVRALPGDRVGPAHVERVTSLAAGNDVVVLGPGLGGGDGTEAFVREFLTAFEGRAVVDADALRVVPEVDTDADLICTPHQGELVGMGGETAADPDERAELVREFAAEAGHTLLVKGAVDVVADGDDARLNRTGNPGMTVGGTGDVLAGTVGALAAVTEPFHAAAVGAYVVGRAGDAAAAANGAGLVATDLPDRLPEAMRDE; this is encoded by the coding sequence ATGATCACGACCGACCGCATGGCGGCCGTCGACGCCAACGCGGCCGCGCTCGGCGTGCCACGAAAGCAGCTGATGGAGTCGTCCGGCAACGCGGTCGCCCGCGAGGTGCGAGCCGCCGCGGATCCCGGCGCGACCGTCGCGCTCGTCTGCGGGCGCGGGAACAACGGGGGGGACGCCCTCGTCGCGGCGCGGTTCCTCGGCGGGTACGACGTCGCGGTTCACCTGCTCGGCCGCCCCGAGACGATCCGGACCGACATCGCTCGGGAGAACTGGGACGCGCTCGAAAACGCCGAGATCCCGAGAGAGGCCGTCTCGGACTCGCGCCAGTTCGATCTCGGCGGGCCCGACGGCGACGACCCGGACGTGGTCGTCGACGCGATGCTCGGCTCCGGGGTCTCGGGCGGCCTCCGCGAACCGGAACGGACCGCGGCCGCCGCGATCAACGCGAGCGACGCGACGGTGATCGCGGTCGACGTCCCCTCCGGGATAGACGCCGACACGGGCGACCCGACCGGTAGCCCGGAGTCCGATCCGACCCCCGTCGACGCCGACCGCGTCGTGACGTTCCACGACGCGAAGCCCGGGCTAGCCGCGCTCGACGCCGAGATCACGGTCGCCGACATCGGAATTCCGGCCGCCGCGGAGCGCTTCACCGGGCCCGGCGACCTGCTCGGGCTCGACCGCGACCCGGACTCGCACAAGGGGGACAACGGCGAGGTACTGGTGGTCGGCGGGGGACCCTACACCGGCGCGCCGACGCTGTCCGCGCTCGCCGCGCTCCGCGCCGGGGCCGACCTCGTCCGCGTGGCGTGCCCCGAGTCCGTCGCCGACGCGGTCCAGGGGTTCTCGCCGAACCTCATCGTCCGCGCGCTGCCCGGCGACCGCGTCGGGCCCGCCCACGTCGAGCGGGTCACGTCGCTCGCGGCCGGGAACGACGTCGTCGTCCTCGGCCCGGGGCTCGGGGGCGGCGACGGCACCGAGGCGTTCGTCCGCGAGTTCCTGACGGCGTTCGAGGGGCGCGCGGTCGTCGACGCGGACGCGCTCCGGGTCGTCCCCGAGGTCGACACCGACGCCGACCTGATCTGTACGCCGCATCAGGGCGAACTCGTCGGGATGGGCGGCGAGACCGCGGCGGACCCCGACGAGCGCGCGGAACTGGTCCGCGAGTTCGCCGCCGAGGCGGGTCACACGCTGCTCGTGAAGGGCGCCGTCGACGTGGTCGCCGACGGCGACGACGCGCGGCTGAACCGCACCGGCAACCCCGGAATGACCGTCGGCGGGACGGGAGACGTGCTAGCGGGGACGGTCGGCGCGCTGGCGGCCGTGACGGAGCCGTTTCACGCGGCCGCGGTCGGCGCGTACGTCGTCGGGCGCGCGGGCGACGCCGCCGCGGCGGCGAACGGAGCCGGACTGGTGGCGACGGACTTACCCGACCGGCTGCCGGAGGCGATGCGTGATGAGTGA
- the moaC gene encoding cyclic pyranopterin monophosphate synthase MoaC — protein MSEDEGGGSGGGERAESAAGSADALTHTDDAGDVQMVDVGAKPDSSRRAVARGEIRLTPETVAAVEADAVEKGDVLATARIGAVQAVKHTWETIPMCHQIPITNVDTDFSVGDDRIGLTVAVETTGKTGCEMEALEGVTTGLNTVWDMVKAAEKDPDGGYPDTRISDVEVVEKRKETLGE, from the coding sequence ATGAGTGAGGACGAAGGCGGCGGGTCCGGAGGCGGAGAGAGAGCCGAGTCCGCGGCCGGGAGCGCGGACGCGCTGACCCACACCGACGACGCGGGCGACGTCCAGATGGTCGACGTCGGCGCGAAGCCCGACAGCAGCCGACGCGCGGTCGCCCGCGGCGAGATCCGGCTGACGCCGGAGACGGTCGCCGCGGTCGAGGCCGACGCGGTCGAGAAGGGCGACGTGCTCGCGACCGCCCGGATCGGCGCGGTTCAGGCGGTCAAACACACCTGGGAGACGATCCCGATGTGCCACCAGATCCCGATCACGAACGTCGACACCGACTTTTCGGTCGGCGACGACCGGATCGGACTGACGGTCGCGGTCGAGACCACCGGGAAGACTGGCTGCGAGATGGAAGCGCTGGAAGGCGTCACGACGGGGCTCAACACCGTCTGGGACATGGTGAAGGCCGCCGAGAAGGACCCCGATGGGGGGTATCCGGACACGCGAATTTCGGACGTCGAGGTCGTCGAGAAGCGGAAGGAGACGCTCGGGGAGTAG
- a CDS encoding formate--tetrahydrofolate ligase — MAPTGSASDATGVPESDLAVARATDPRPIEDVAADLGLSPDDVERRGEGVAKLTHAAVREAVSSETGTADGPAEADGTTVLVTGMSPTPKGEGKTVTSVGLGQGLAALGERTAVAVREPSLGPVFGIKGGAAGGGYSQVLPMEAINLHFTGDIHALTSAHNLLAAALDNRLHQGDDAEVDARRVHWPRALDVNDRALRETVVGLGGATGGVPREDEFVITAASELMAVLGLASDLEDLKARIGRIVLAADADGEPVTPDDLGVTGAAAALLRDAFRPNLVQTVEGVPAFVHGGPFANIAHGTNTLVADRVGASLADYLVTEAGFGADLGAEKFGNIVAREGVVPDVAVVVATVRGAKRHGLEMWPTDFEALAEPAPDAVRAGVGNVAKHVSIAESFGVPTVAAINVFADDTEAELAALEEAIADRGIPVARSTAYRDGGAGATDLAELVRERAGTGSFAPLYDVDAPVREKIETVAREVYGAAGVEYVDGAADDVERVERWGHGDLPVCISKTPYSLSDDAALTGVPEGWTLTVREVTPSAGAGFVVAKTADVMTMPGLPAEPAAEDIDVDADGEVTGLF; from the coding sequence ATGGCGCCAACAGGTTCCGCGAGCGACGCGACCGGCGTACCGGAATCCGACCTCGCCGTCGCGCGAGCGACCGATCCTCGCCCGATCGAGGACGTCGCAGCCGATCTGGGGCTCTCCCCCGACGACGTCGAGCGCCGCGGCGAGGGCGTCGCGAAGCTCACGCACGCGGCGGTGCGCGAGGCCGTCAGTAGTGAGACGGGGACGGCCGACGGACCGGCTGAAGCCGACGGGACGACCGTCCTCGTGACCGGCATGTCGCCCACCCCGAAGGGGGAGGGGAAGACGGTCACCTCCGTGGGGCTCGGCCAGGGCCTCGCCGCGCTGGGCGAGCGGACCGCGGTCGCCGTGCGCGAGCCGTCGCTCGGCCCCGTCTTCGGGATCAAGGGCGGCGCGGCCGGCGGCGGCTACTCGCAGGTGTTGCCGATGGAGGCGATCAACCTCCACTTCACCGGCGACATCCACGCGCTGACGTCGGCGCACAACCTCCTCGCGGCCGCGCTCGACAACCGCCTCCATCAGGGAGACGACGCGGAGGTCGACGCGCGGCGGGTCCACTGGCCGCGCGCGCTCGACGTCAACGACCGCGCGCTCCGCGAGACGGTCGTCGGCCTCGGCGGGGCGACCGGCGGCGTCCCGCGCGAGGACGAGTTCGTCATCACCGCCGCCTCGGAGCTGATGGCGGTCCTCGGGCTCGCGTCCGACCTGGAGGATTTAAAAGCCCGAATCGGCCGCATCGTCCTCGCGGCCGACGCTGACGGCGAGCCGGTGACGCCCGACGATCTGGGTGTGACCGGCGCCGCGGCCGCGCTGCTCCGCGACGCCTTCCGCCCGAACCTCGTCCAGACGGTCGAGGGCGTCCCGGCGTTCGTCCACGGCGGCCCCTTCGCGAACATCGCGCACGGGACGAACACGCTCGTCGCGGACCGGGTCGGCGCCTCGCTCGCCGACTACCTCGTCACGGAGGCCGGCTTCGGCGCCGACCTCGGCGCGGAGAAGTTCGGGAACATCGTCGCCCGTGAGGGCGTGGTCCCCGACGTCGCGGTCGTGGTCGCCACCGTCCGCGGCGCGAAGCGCCACGGGCTGGAGATGTGGCCGACCGACTTCGAGGCCCTCGCGGAGCCGGCCCCCGACGCAGTGCGTGCCGGCGTCGGCAACGTCGCGAAACACGTCTCGATCGCCGAGTCGTTCGGAGTCCCGACGGTCGCCGCGATCAACGTGTTCGCTGACGACACGGAGGCCGAACTGGCAGCGCTGGAGGAGGCGATCGCAGACCGCGGGATCCCCGTCGCGCGCTCGACCGCCTACCGCGACGGCGGCGCGGGCGCGACCGACCTCGCCGAGCTCGTCCGCGAGCGCGCCGGAACGGGATCGTTCGCGCCGCTGTACGACGTCGACGCGCCCGTCCGCGAGAAGATCGAGACCGTCGCTCGCGAGGTGTACGGCGCCGCGGGTGTCGAGTACGTCGACGGCGCCGCCGACGACGTCGAGCGCGTCGAGCGGTGGGGGCACGGCGACCTACCGGTCTGTATCTCGAAGACGCCGTACTCGCTGTCCGACGACGCCGCGCTCACCGGCGTCCCTGAGGGGTGGACGCTCACCGTCCGCGAGGTGACGCCCTCGGCGGGCGCCGGCTTCGTCGTCGCGAAGACCGCCGACGTGATGACGATGCCGGGGCTCCCCGCCGAGCCGGCCGCCGAGGACATCGACGTCGACGCCGACGGCGAGGTGACCGGGCTGTTCTGA
- a CDS encoding glycine cleavage system aminomethyltransferase GcvT, which translates to MTDRLPPLHDAHDARGAKFTDFGGWQMPVEFDSIQTEHAAVRESVGVFDVSHMGEIEVSGPDATELLNRLTTNDVRALDPGDSQYAAITNEEGVMLDDTVVYRLPDGTAAGEAAASLAELEATHGGDLDAPSGDPAYLFVPNAGHDGQMFDRWTAHRDEWGLDATVANATDDWAMLAVQGPDAADALDEATPRDRVVDLSKFEATAAAVAETESWVARTGYTGEDGFEVMCPADAAEAVWAAFVDGPREAQPCGLGARDTLRTEMGYLLSGQDFDPEDEPRTPYEARIGFVVKLDTEFVGRDALEAQKEQGVDERFVGVRLLERGVPRGGYAVTDGDLTRVGKLTSGTMSPTLDEPIGLGYLHESYADAGTEVSVVVRGDEKPAEVVIPPFLDR; encoded by the coding sequence ATGACCGACCGCCTCCCTCCGCTCCACGACGCTCACGACGCGCGCGGCGCCAAGTTCACCGACTTCGGCGGCTGGCAGATGCCGGTCGAGTTCGACTCGATCCAGACGGAACACGCCGCTGTCCGCGAGTCCGTCGGCGTCTTCGACGTCTCGCACATGGGCGAGATCGAGGTATCCGGCCCGGACGCGACCGAGCTGCTGAACCGGCTCACGACCAACGACGTGCGCGCGCTCGACCCCGGCGACTCCCAGTACGCAGCGATCACGAACGAGGAGGGCGTGATGCTCGACGACACGGTCGTCTACCGCCTCCCAGACGGCACGGCGGCCGGCGAAGCGGCCGCGTCGCTCGCGGAGCTCGAAGCGACCCACGGCGGCGACCTCGACGCGCCGAGCGGCGACCCCGCGTACCTCTTCGTGCCGAACGCCGGCCACGACGGCCAAATGTTCGACCGCTGGACCGCGCACCGCGACGAGTGGGGCCTCGACGCGACGGTCGCGAACGCCACCGACGACTGGGCGATGCTCGCGGTCCAGGGCCCCGACGCGGCCGACGCCCTCGACGAGGCCACGCCCCGCGACCGCGTCGTCGACCTCTCGAAGTTCGAGGCGACGGCGGCGGCCGTGGCGGAGACGGAGAGCTGGGTCGCGCGCACCGGCTACACCGGCGAGGACGGCTTCGAGGTGATGTGTCCCGCCGACGCCGCCGAGGCCGTCTGGGCGGCGTTCGTCGACGGGCCGCGCGAGGCGCAGCCGTGCGGGCTCGGCGCGCGCGACACGCTCCGCACCGAGATGGGCTATCTCCTGTCCGGGCAGGACTTCGACCCCGAGGACGAACCCAGAACGCCCTACGAGGCGCGGATCGGCTTCGTCGTGAAGCTCGACACGGAGTTCGTCGGGCGCGACGCCTTGGAGGCCCAGAAGGAGCAGGGCGTCGACGAGCGGTTCGTCGGGGTCCGCCTCTTGGAGCGCGGCGTCCCCCGCGGCGGCTACGCGGTCACCGACGGCGACCTCACCCGCGTCGGGAAGCTCACCTCCGGGACCATGAGCCCGACGCTCGACGAGCCGATCGGCTTAGGCTACCTCCACGAGTCGTACGCCGACGCCGGCACCGAGGTGAGCGTCGTCGTGCGCGGCGACGAGAAGCCCGCCGAGGTCGTGATCCCGCCGTTCCTCGATCGGTGA
- a CDS encoding S26 family signal peptidase produces MSSRRPDRTGLVAPAVAVLLIAVLLGALVGTWPPFVAVESGSMAPGVERGDLVVVTAADRAPWGDLSTAADPDAPTRLGGTGDVVVYTVPGAGERPVFHRLAFPVEAGEDWTDRADPALLAGDCGELSTCPAPYDGYVTYGDANELYDQSAGIAPVVPDEWIVGKALFAVPNLGWIRVWVDAAAARYGGVATGVVLVGGAGLAGGVGALLLGRFQRGRRR; encoded by the coding sequence GTGAGCAGCCGTCGCCCCGATCGCACCGGCCTCGTCGCGCCCGCGGTCGCGGTCCTCCTGATCGCGGTCCTCCTCGGCGCGCTCGTCGGCACCTGGCCGCCGTTCGTCGCGGTCGAGAGCGGCAGCATGGCGCCGGGCGTCGAGCGCGGCGACCTCGTCGTCGTCACCGCGGCCGACCGCGCGCCGTGGGGGGACCTCTCGACCGCCGCCGACCCGGACGCGCCGACGCGCCTCGGCGGGACGGGCGACGTCGTCGTCTACACCGTTCCGGGCGCCGGTGAGAGACCGGTGTTCCATCGCCTGGCATTCCCCGTCGAGGCCGGCGAGGACTGGACGGATCGGGCGGACCCGGCGCTCCTCGCGGGCGACTGCGGCGAGCTCTCGACCTGTCCGGCGCCGTACGACGGGTACGTCACGTACGGCGACGCGAACGAGCTGTACGACCAGAGCGCCGGCATCGCGCCGGTCGTCCCCGACGAGTGGATCGTCGGCAAGGCGCTGTTCGCGGTGCCGAACCTCGGCTGGATCCGTGTGTGGGTGGACGCGGCGGCCGCGCGGTACGGCGGCGTCGCGACCGGCGTGGTCCTCGTGGGCGGCGCGGGCCTCGCGGGGGGCGTCGGCGCGCTGCTTCTGGGACGGTTTCAGCGCGGGAGGCGGCGATGA
- a CDS encoding NYN domain-containing protein, protein MDRGDGPESEPNVDGEPTADAEPSADDEIRPEDGVGPDGVTDVDAGGVALFVDGPNVLREEFDVDLDDVRRAGEAEGPLVTTRLYLDEHATPGLIQAAEARGFEVVITSGDVDVKLAVDAARFAAEGRMDTLAIASRDTDFKPVVETANGYGIRTLAIAPGEFGRSDALRNAANGSVTLDGDEDDVIENGGDESGAESASTQ, encoded by the coding sequence ATGGACCGAGGCGACGGGCCGGAGAGCGAGCCGAACGTGGATGGCGAGCCGACCGCTGACGCCGAGCCGAGCGCAGACGACGAGATCCGACCGGAAGACGGGGTCGGACCGGACGGCGTGACGGACGTCGACGCCGGCGGCGTGGCGTTGTTCGTCGACGGCCCCAACGTGTTGCGCGAGGAGTTCGACGTCGACCTCGACGACGTGCGGCGGGCCGGCGAGGCCGAGGGACCGCTGGTGACGACCCGCCTGTACCTCGACGAGCACGCGACGCCGGGGCTGATTCAGGCCGCGGAGGCGCGCGGCTTCGAAGTCGTGATCACGAGCGGCGACGTGGACGTGAAGCTCGCGGTCGACGCCGCGCGATTCGCGGCCGAAGGCCGGATGGACACCCTCGCGATCGCCTCCCGCGACACGGACTTCAAGCCGGTCGTCGAGACCGCGAACGGCTACGGGATCCGGACGCTCGCCATCGCACCCGGCGAGTTCGGGCGCTCCGACGCGCTCCGGAACGCCGCCAACGGCTCCGTGACGCTCGACGGCGACGAGGACGATGTAATCGAAAACGGCGGCGACGAGTCGGGGGCCGAATCGGCTTCAACGCAGTAG